A genome region from Candidatus Baltobacteraceae bacterium includes the following:
- a CDS encoding NADH-quinone oxidoreductase subunit B family protein has translation MSWIGYGLRRGVLTTRYPLGDDTMPPDYRGEIETLQVGREEAAAAAAGCLSNAISADERPRVDGLRCFQCGQCTRVAPRAFVARSHFELARLAEPADQTFRSLRDRARAFGRSVHLRHVDAGSDGSEEQELAAIFNPFYDANRLGIFLTATPRHADVLIVSGVVTKAMADPLRRTYEAMPDPKVVVALGTSACSGGIFADSPHVVGPVSTLLPVDVLIPGAPPSPLTILHGLWVALGHMLARDAAS, from the coding sequence ATGAGCTGGATCGGATACGGGTTGCGGCGGGGCGTATTGACGACGCGTTATCCACTAGGCGATGATACGATGCCGCCGGATTATCGGGGTGAAATCGAGACGCTGCAGGTTGGCCGCGAAGAGGCCGCCGCGGCGGCAGCAGGATGCCTGTCCAACGCCATTTCCGCCGACGAAAGGCCGCGGGTAGATGGACTGCGCTGCTTCCAATGCGGACAATGCACGCGTGTAGCGCCGCGCGCGTTCGTCGCGCGTAGCCATTTCGAACTCGCGCGGCTGGCGGAGCCGGCGGACCAGACGTTCCGCAGTCTCCGCGATCGCGCTCGCGCGTTCGGCCGCTCGGTGCACCTTCGACACGTCGACGCGGGAAGCGACGGATCCGAGGAACAGGAGTTGGCGGCCATCTTCAATCCGTTCTACGATGCCAATCGCCTCGGTATTTTCCTCACGGCGACGCCGCGCCACGCGGACGTGCTAATCGTGAGCGGCGTCGTGACCAAAGCGATGGCCGATCCGCTGCGGCGCACATACGAAGCAATGCCGGACCCGAAGGTCGTCGTGGCGTTAGGTACCAGCGCCTGCTCCGGCGGCATCTTCGCAGATTCTCCACACGTCGTCGGGCCGGTCAGCACTCTGCTTCCGGTCGACGTGCTCATTCCGGGAGCGCCGCCCTCACCGCTGACGATTCTGCACGGCCTGTGGGTTGCGCTCGGGCACATGCTTGCGCGGGATGCGGCGTCATGA